One Mycolicibacterium parafortuitum DNA segment encodes these proteins:
- a CDS encoding MBL fold metallo-hydrolase, whose protein sequence is MATLVWERITEHVIRCRLPFCDVTVGAVCADGSALLIDTGTTVSEAQTVAQDIADLTGCTVRHVVLTHNHFDHILGHSVFAAATMYCAPEVVTALTERQAWLRDDAVTHGADPAEVDAALASAVWPRLAGGAANLTLAEDVTVRILHPGRGHTDHDLVVLVADGPHTVVFCGDLVEESGDPCVDDQSDLAAWPATLDRLAALGGPAARYVPGHGAVVDAAFVRRQARWLAAR, encoded by the coding sequence GTGGCGACGCTGGTCTGGGAGCGGATCACCGAGCATGTGATCCGCTGCCGGCTGCCGTTCTGCGACGTCACGGTCGGTGCCGTGTGCGCCGACGGTTCAGCGCTCCTGATCGACACCGGCACCACGGTTTCCGAGGCGCAAACGGTGGCGCAGGACATCGCCGACCTCACCGGCTGCACGGTGCGCCATGTCGTGCTCACGCACAACCACTTCGACCACATCCTCGGGCACTCGGTGTTCGCCGCGGCGACGATGTACTGCGCCCCCGAAGTGGTGACCGCGCTGACCGAGCGCCAGGCGTGGCTGCGCGACGACGCCGTGACACACGGCGCGGACCCGGCCGAGGTCGATGCTGCTCTGGCCTCGGCAGTCTGGCCTCGGCTCGCCGGCGGCGCGGCAAACCTCACCCTCGCCGAAGACGTCACCGTGCGGATCCTGCATCCCGGCCGGGGGCACACCGATCACGACCTGGTCGTGCTGGTCGCCGACGGGCCGCACACCGTGGTGTTCTGTGGCGACCTGGTCGAGGAGTCCGGCGATCCGTGCGTCGACGACCAGTCGGACCTGGCGGCCTGGCCGGCGACGCTGGACCGGTTGGCCGCGCTGGGTGGTCCGGCCGCGCGGTATGTCCCGGGGCACGGAGCGGTGGTCGACGCGGCCTTCGTGCGCCGGCAGGCGCGCTGGCTCGCCGCGCGATGA
- a CDS encoding enoyl-CoA hydratase/isomerase family protein: protein MTDLTVSVADGVAVLTLNRPQQRNAYTAEMGQLLNAAYRVCDDDDAVRAIVLTGAGDAFCAGADMASPAGPFEAGAEGFTASPTDPAAFELRTPVIAAVNGHAIGIGLTIALQADLRIMALDAKYAVAQARRGVLGDCMSHWTLPHLVGGAVAADLLLTGRTFDGAEAERLGIANRALPAGEVFDAAWGIARDLAVNVAPMSAALSKRLLWDTMTNGYSARQVARLETELHHRVMGRADAREGVAAFREKRAPRWSASVSGEWEPLPAPD from the coding sequence ATGACCGACCTGACCGTCTCCGTCGCGGACGGGGTGGCGGTGCTGACGCTGAACAGACCGCAGCAGCGCAACGCCTACACCGCCGAGATGGGTCAGCTGCTCAACGCCGCCTACCGCGTATGCGACGACGACGACGCGGTCCGCGCGATCGTGCTGACCGGTGCCGGCGACGCGTTCTGCGCCGGCGCCGATATGGCTTCCCCGGCGGGGCCGTTCGAGGCCGGCGCGGAGGGCTTCACCGCGTCGCCGACCGATCCCGCGGCATTCGAGCTGCGAACTCCCGTGATCGCGGCGGTCAACGGCCATGCGATCGGCATCGGGCTGACCATCGCGCTTCAGGCGGACCTGAGAATCATGGCCCTCGATGCGAAATACGCTGTGGCGCAAGCCCGCCGCGGAGTCCTCGGTGATTGCATGTCGCACTGGACGCTGCCCCACCTGGTCGGCGGCGCGGTGGCCGCGGATCTCCTGCTGACCGGTCGGACCTTCGACGGGGCCGAGGCCGAGCGGCTCGGGATCGCCAACCGGGCGCTGCCCGCCGGTGAGGTGTTCGATGCCGCGTGGGGGATCGCGCGTGACCTCGCGGTCAATGTCGCCCCGATGTCGGCGGCGCTGAGCAAGCGGTTGTTGTGGGACACCATGACCAACGGCTACAGCGCCCGGCAGGTGGCGCGGTTGGAGACCGAGCTGCATCACCGGGTGATGGGCAGAGCCGACGCGCGCGAAGGTGTCGCGGCATTCCGCGAGAAACGCGCCCCGCGGTGGAGCGCGTCGGTGTCGGGGGAGTGGGAGCCGCTACCCGCGCCGGACTGA
- a CDS encoding branched-chain amino acid ABC transporter permease translates to MTRVMDWWDGLTRAQKWVFGIVLFAGIALSPLFKPGFINTPGISFGGTMAQFAMVAIIAIGLNVVVGQAGLLDLGYVGFYAVGAYTVALLTSPESPWNQMSPKGFLTTPWAWLACVPLAMAVTALSGLILGTPTLRLRGDYLAIVTLGFGEIIRLLADNLADITNGPRGLNEVAFPHFLENEQHPQGVFSVSNSGGDANYGTWWFWLGLILIVVILLLVGNLERSRVGRAWIAVREDEDAAEVMGVNAFKFKLWAFTIGAAIGGLSGALYAGQVQYVAPPTFNIINSMLFLCAVVLGGQGNKLGVILGAFIIVYLPNRLLGVHFLGIDMGNLKYLFFGLALVVLMIFRPQGLFPARQHLLTYARAARKLLRAQPTDTEPVK, encoded by the coding sequence ATGACACGGGTGATGGATTGGTGGGACGGCCTGACCCGGGCCCAGAAATGGGTGTTCGGCATCGTCCTGTTCGCCGGGATCGCGTTGTCCCCGTTGTTCAAGCCGGGATTCATCAACACACCGGGAATCAGCTTCGGCGGCACCATGGCCCAGTTCGCGATGGTCGCGATCATCGCGATCGGGCTGAACGTCGTCGTCGGGCAGGCGGGTCTGCTCGATCTCGGCTATGTCGGGTTCTATGCCGTCGGCGCTTACACCGTGGCACTGTTGACCAGCCCTGAGAGCCCGTGGAACCAGATGAGCCCCAAGGGTTTCCTGACCACTCCCTGGGCCTGGCTCGCCTGTGTGCCGCTGGCGATGGCGGTGACCGCGCTCAGCGGGCTGATACTCGGCACCCCGACGCTGCGGCTGCGCGGGGACTACCTCGCGATCGTCACCCTCGGTTTCGGCGAGATCATCCGGCTGTTGGCCGACAATCTGGCCGACATCACCAACGGTCCCCGCGGTCTCAACGAGGTCGCCTTCCCGCACTTCCTGGAGAATGAACAACATCCCCAAGGCGTGTTCTCCGTATCCAATTCGGGGGGTGATGCGAACTACGGCACCTGGTGGTTCTGGCTCGGCCTGATCCTGATCGTCGTCATCCTGCTGCTGGTCGGAAACCTCGAACGCAGCCGGGTCGGACGCGCTTGGATCGCCGTCCGCGAAGACGAGGACGCCGCGGAGGTGATGGGCGTCAACGCGTTCAAGTTCAAGCTGTGGGCGTTCACGATCGGCGCGGCCATCGGAGGGTTGTCCGGTGCGCTCTACGCGGGGCAGGTGCAGTACGTCGCGCCGCCGACGTTCAACATCATCAACTCGATGCTGTTCCTGTGCGCCGTGGTGCTCGGCGGGCAGGGCAACAAGCTCGGCGTGATCCTGGGCGCGTTCATCATCGTGTACCTGCCGAACCGGCTTCTGGGAGTGCATTTCCTCGGCATCGACATGGGCAACCTGAAGTACCTGTTCTTCGGGCTGGCGCTGGTGGTGCTGATGATCTTCCGCCCGCAGGGCCTGTTCCCGGCCCGCCAGCATCTGCTCACCTACGCCAGAGCCGCCCGCAAGTTGTTGCGGGCCCAGCCGACGGACACGGAGCCGGTGAAATGA
- a CDS encoding ABC transporter ATP-binding protein, producing MTKSADDSRPVLLDVRDVVVHYGRIKALHSVSLTVHEGELVTLLGSNGAGKTTMMRAISGLLPLTSGSVWFDGKDISRVPAHKRVTDGLIQAPEGRGVFPGMTIIENLEMGCYSRKFPSKAEHDERLDWVLQTFPRLAERRSQVGGTLSGGEQQMLAIGRALMARPKVLLLDEPSMGLAPMVISQIFKIIAEINAGGTTVLLVEQNAQQALSRSDRAYILETGEVTRTGVARELLADDSIRAAYLGVA from the coding sequence ATGACGAAATCAGCTGACGACTCCCGCCCCGTGCTGCTGGACGTGCGCGACGTCGTCGTGCACTACGGCCGGATCAAGGCGTTGCACTCGGTGTCGCTGACCGTTCACGAAGGCGAGCTGGTCACGCTGCTCGGCTCCAACGGTGCCGGCAAGACGACGATGATGCGCGCGATCTCGGGCCTGTTGCCGCTGACGTCGGGTTCGGTGTGGTTCGACGGCAAGGACATCAGCCGCGTCCCCGCGCACAAGCGGGTGACCGACGGGTTGATCCAGGCTCCGGAGGGCCGCGGAGTGTTCCCCGGCATGACGATCATCGAGAACCTCGAAATGGGTTGCTACAGCCGCAAATTCCCGTCGAAGGCCGAGCACGACGAGCGCCTCGACTGGGTGTTGCAGACCTTCCCGCGGCTCGCCGAGCGGCGCAGCCAGGTCGGCGGCACACTGTCCGGCGGTGAGCAGCAGATGCTCGCGATCGGACGGGCGCTGATGGCCCGGCCCAAGGTGCTGCTGCTCGACGAGCCGTCGATGGGTCTTGCCCCGATGGTCATCTCGCAGATCTTCAAGATCATCGCGGAGATCAACGCAGGCGGGACCACGGTGCTGCTCGTCGAGCAGAACGCCCAACAGGCGTTGAGCCGATCCGACCGGGCGTACATCCTGGAGACCGGCGAGGTCACCCGCACGGGCGTCGCGCGGGAGCTGTTGGCCGACGACAGCATCCGCGCCGCGTACCTCGGTGTCGCATAG
- a CDS encoding phosphotransferase: protein MALTQNLELISTVGRIGVVIAWERVGPRPVPLDASHVPVSAEAITPDWLTEVLCRDLPGAAVTDVRIEGGDNGTSTRRYLALEYNAAGESAGLPHRIFTKSTASFGSRLLLGVTGIVRGEAAFYNYARPSLTLRSPTAYFAGFDAESFRSLVLLEDLTQRAWTFPDPMDNPVDRADAEDIVSEIAAYHGAFWDSPRFDTDLCDLEPTPQWRENVNRKVGFAKRMATGLERAKDVLPGVLYSQRDEICPALTESLALHTGAPQTLLHQDLHLGNWLRDDTGRMGLYDWQCVARGHWALDVAYALGGCLDVDDRRDWEEDLLRLYLERLADGGVQTPPSFDAAWLAYRQQTLHGLTLGLFALGGNRFEPELQPRGYTLCAIDRLAHQVCDLDSITALAV, encoded by the coding sequence ATGGCGCTGACGCAGAACCTGGAGCTGATCTCCACGGTCGGCCGTATCGGAGTGGTCATCGCATGGGAACGTGTCGGCCCGCGGCCCGTCCCCCTCGACGCGTCCCATGTGCCGGTTTCGGCCGAGGCGATCACGCCGGATTGGCTCACCGAGGTCCTGTGCCGCGATCTGCCCGGCGCCGCGGTCACCGACGTCCGCATCGAGGGCGGCGACAACGGCACGAGCACCCGGCGCTACCTCGCCCTGGAGTACAACGCGGCCGGCGAGTCCGCCGGACTCCCCCACCGGATCTTCACCAAGTCGACGGCGAGCTTCGGTTCCCGCCTGCTGCTCGGTGTCACCGGTATCGTGCGCGGCGAGGCCGCGTTCTACAACTACGCCCGGCCGTCGCTGACCCTGCGCAGCCCGACCGCGTACTTCGCCGGATTCGACGCGGAGTCGTTCCGGTCGCTGGTCCTGCTGGAGGACCTGACGCAACGGGCATGGACGTTCCCCGATCCGATGGACAACCCCGTGGACCGGGCCGACGCGGAGGACATCGTCTCCGAGATCGCGGCCTACCACGGTGCATTCTGGGACAGCCCCCGCTTCGACACCGATCTGTGCGACCTCGAACCCACCCCGCAGTGGCGGGAGAACGTCAACCGCAAGGTGGGGTTCGCCAAGAGGATGGCGACCGGGTTGGAACGAGCCAAAGACGTCCTTCCCGGCGTGCTGTATTCACAGCGCGACGAGATCTGTCCGGCGTTGACGGAGTCCCTCGCGCTACACACGGGCGCCCCGCAGACGCTGTTGCACCAGGATCTTCATCTCGGCAACTGGTTGCGTGACGACACCGGCCGCATGGGCCTCTACGACTGGCAGTGCGTGGCCCGCGGCCATTGGGCCCTCGACGTCGCCTACGCCCTCGGCGGCTGTCTCGACGTCGACGACCGGCGCGACTGGGAGGAGGATCTGCTGCGGCTCTACCTGGAGCGTCTCGCCGACGGCGGCGTGCAGACGCCCCCGTCCTTCGACGCCGCCTGGCTGGCCTACCGGCAGCAGACGTTGCACGGGCTGACGTTGGGACTGTTCGCGCTCGGCGGCAACAGGTTCGAGCCCGAACTGCAGCCGCGGGGATACACGCTCTGCGCCATCGACCGTCTCGCCCATCAGGTCTGCGACCTCGACTCCATCACCGCGCTCGCGGTCTAG
- a CDS encoding SCO6745 family protein: protein MPRTTLTARRLHDRAEPVHAVTYFSPESRAALDGLGYRGFWSGYFAARSAPLGPVPADVVTAAFYNFTAERVAKALPAAWDVASPAAALAARESSAAAALRRCGVGDEEAATVADLVQRAVASADTDGRVLYGANRALPWPSDPQARLWHATTLLREHRGDGHVAVLTAEGLSGRECNVLHAAAGAVPAEMIKRARDYDDDQWALHQEALRGRGLLDGDGTLTEQGRMFKRHIEDRTDAIALPVLAGLDDSDVEALFQALTPITRKVVAAGDVPAGTPMGLSRDDLDDGSARLD from the coding sequence ATGCCCAGAACCACCCTGACCGCGCGACGCCTGCACGACCGCGCCGAACCCGTCCACGCCGTCACCTACTTCTCGCCGGAAAGCCGTGCCGCACTCGACGGTCTGGGATATCGGGGGTTCTGGTCGGGCTACTTCGCCGCCCGCTCGGCTCCGCTGGGCCCGGTTCCCGCCGACGTGGTCACCGCCGCGTTCTACAACTTCACGGCCGAACGGGTGGCCAAGGCGCTGCCCGCGGCGTGGGATGTCGCCTCGCCCGCCGCGGCGCTGGCCGCCCGGGAGAGTTCGGCGGCGGCGGCCTTGCGGCGGTGCGGCGTGGGCGACGAGGAGGCCGCGACCGTTGCCGACCTGGTGCAGCGGGCGGTCGCATCGGCCGATACCGACGGCCGCGTGCTCTACGGCGCCAACCGCGCGTTGCCGTGGCCGTCGGATCCGCAGGCGCGGCTCTGGCATGCGACCACGCTGCTGCGCGAGCACCGCGGAGACGGTCACGTGGCCGTGCTGACCGCCGAGGGGCTGTCCGGGCGCGAGTGCAACGTGCTGCACGCCGCTGCCGGGGCCGTGCCCGCGGAGATGATCAAACGAGCGCGTGACTACGACGACGACCAGTGGGCGTTGCACCAGGAGGCGCTGCGCGGCCGCGGTCTGCTCGACGGTGACGGCACATTGACCGAGCAGGGCCGGATGTTCAAGCGCCACATCGAGGACCGCACCGATGCGATCGCGCTGCCCGTGCTCGCCGGGCTCGACGACAGCGACGTAGAAGCCCTGTTCCAAGCGCTCACCCCGATCACCCGCAAGGTGGTCGCCGCGGGCGACGTCCCCGCAGGGACACCGATGGGGCTCAGCCGTGACGACCTCGACGACGGCAGCGCACGCCTGGACTGA
- a CDS encoding DUF4333 domain-containing protein, with protein MRKAFVPLAAMALITSAAGCGVQTPDDGLPAVATTDLQSDITARLSEAGATPESVSCRDPLPGEVGQTARCEVVLGPTNRFEPIVTVTAVDGDRIEYELTPALSPEQLERAVTRLVDEAGGPPTSHVECQTGLLGVLGETAQCEVTADGVTLRRTAEVTSLDGLLMNFDLVPILTKTEVEQSLLAELARHVAQPPDSATCSGDLEGRPGNTVDCAVVAGPETATFVLTVTAVDGTNIDYSYAPRD; from the coding sequence GTGAGGAAGGCCTTCGTTCCCCTCGCCGCGATGGCCCTCATCACCTCGGCGGCCGGATGCGGCGTCCAGACCCCCGACGACGGGCTCCCGGCCGTGGCGACCACGGATCTGCAGTCCGACATCACCGCGCGGCTGAGCGAAGCAGGCGCGACCCCGGAATCGGTCTCGTGCAGGGATCCGCTTCCCGGCGAGGTCGGGCAGACGGCCCGGTGCGAGGTCGTGCTCGGACCGACCAACAGGTTCGAACCCATCGTGACCGTCACCGCCGTCGACGGCGACAGGATCGAGTACGAATTGACTCCCGCGCTGTCGCCGGAGCAGTTGGAGCGTGCAGTCACCCGATTGGTGGACGAGGCTGGCGGCCCGCCGACGTCGCACGTCGAATGCCAGACGGGCCTGCTCGGGGTGTTGGGGGAGACGGCCCAGTGCGAGGTCACCGCCGACGGGGTCACGTTGCGGCGTACCGCCGAGGTCACCAGCCTCGACGGGCTGCTGATGAACTTCGACCTGGTGCCGATCCTGACCAAGACGGAGGTCGAGCAGTCGTTGCTGGCCGAGTTGGCGCGCCACGTGGCACAGCCCCCGGACTCCGCCACCTGCTCGGGCGACCTCGAGGGCAGGCCCGGCAACACGGTGGACTGCGCCGTCGTCGCCGGACCGGAAACCGCAACGTTCGTCCTGACCGTGACCGCCGTCGACGGCACCAACATCGACTACAGCTACGCGCCGCGGGACTGA
- a CDS encoding LysR family transcriptional regulator: protein MDTRRLELLLALSRLGSMRAVADEYRLTTSTVSQQIAALARDTGAQLIEPDGRRVRLTPAGRRLADHAVTILAAVDAARLDFDPDAEPAGTVRVGGFATGIRVSLLPIVADLGTRYPNVEVVISEYEPTEAFTLLAADDLDLALTYDYNLAPASPGAALETMPLWSTGWGLGVPAGTPAGAGITAFADSAWIVNSRNTADETAVRTLASLAGFTPAVAHQIDSLDLVEDLIVGGFGVGLLPLGRPTGPGVTVLPLHNPDVMLTAYAVTRKGRSAWSPLRAILDRMRPPPGAPHHLLWPRPQADGG from the coding sequence ATGGACACCCGGCGGCTGGAACTGTTGTTGGCCCTGTCGCGGCTCGGCTCCATGCGGGCGGTGGCCGACGAGTACCGGCTCACCACGTCCACGGTGTCGCAGCAGATCGCCGCGCTGGCCCGCGACACCGGCGCCCAGCTGATCGAACCGGACGGACGCCGGGTGCGGCTGACCCCGGCCGGGCGCCGGCTCGCCGATCACGCCGTGACGATCCTCGCGGCGGTCGACGCCGCCCGTCTCGACTTCGATCCCGATGCCGAACCCGCGGGCACCGTCAGGGTGGGCGGCTTTGCCACCGGTATCCGGGTGTCGTTGCTGCCGATCGTCGCCGACCTCGGCACGCGATATCCCAACGTGGAGGTGGTGATCAGCGAGTACGAGCCGACCGAGGCGTTCACGCTGCTGGCCGCCGACGACCTCGACCTGGCGCTGACCTACGACTACAACCTGGCGCCGGCGTCGCCGGGAGCCGCGCTGGAGACGATGCCGCTGTGGTCGACCGGATGGGGTCTTGGAGTGCCTGCCGGAACCCCGGCCGGAGCCGGGATCACCGCATTCGCCGACTCCGCCTGGATCGTGAACTCCCGCAACACCGCCGACGAGACGGCGGTGCGCACACTGGCGTCGCTGGCCGGGTTCACGCCGGCGGTCGCCCACCAGATCGACAGCCTCGATCTGGTCGAGGACCTGATCGTCGGCGGGTTCGGGGTGGGGCTGCTTCCGCTCGGCAGGCCCACCGGCCCCGGGGTCACCGTACTTCCGCTGCACAACCCCGACGTGATGCTGACGGCCTACGCGGTGACGAGGAAGGGCCGCTCGGCGTGGTCACCGCTGCGGGCCATCCTCGACCGGATGCGGCCACCACCTGGCGCACCACACCACCTGCTCTGGCCGCGGCCCCAGGCCGACGGCGGCTGA
- a CDS encoding DoxX family protein has translation MLIRRVARPMLSAVFISRGIEALRSPKPATDATRQTLEELSKLPDPVGTNLPTNAETVAKVTAAVQIGGGLLLAAGRLPRFASAALALSVVPSSLGGHAFWTEVDPQRKADERRAFITDVSLIGGLIIAAVDTEGKPSLGWRGRRAARKVSEAVASALPAGAAAGNSLVDSPLAEKVGHGLQVGAERGRELAHIAGERGSELAEVALDRGGKLAEVARERGTELAELARERAPELAEIARGRGEELADRARHRAPELAELARHRAPELAELARERAELARERAAVLADAASKEAKKAGKQAKKQAKKQQHRLR, from the coding sequence ATGTTGATCCGACGTGTTGCGCGCCCCATGCTGTCCGCTGTGTTCATCTCGCGGGGAATCGAGGCCCTGCGTAGCCCGAAACCGGCGACCGATGCCACCCGGCAGACGCTCGAAGAGCTCAGCAAGTTGCCCGATCCGGTCGGCACGAATCTGCCGACCAACGCCGAGACAGTGGCGAAGGTGACCGCGGCGGTACAGATCGGCGGTGGCCTGCTGCTGGCCGCCGGTCGGCTCCCGAGATTCGCCTCGGCGGCTCTTGCGCTCAGCGTGGTACCGAGTTCCCTTGGCGGCCATGCCTTCTGGACCGAGGTGGACCCGCAGCGAAAGGCCGACGAACGTCGCGCCTTCATCACCGACGTCAGCCTGATCGGCGGCCTGATCATCGCTGCCGTCGACACCGAGGGCAAGCCGTCACTCGGGTGGCGTGGCCGCCGGGCCGCGCGCAAGGTGTCCGAAGCCGTCGCGTCGGCGCTGCCTGCCGGCGCTGCCGCCGGCAACTCGCTCGTCGACAGCCCGCTTGCCGAGAAGGTCGGGCACGGACTGCAGGTCGGCGCCGAACGCGGACGCGAGCTCGCACATATCGCCGGGGAACGAGGCTCGGAGCTCGCCGAGGTGGCGCTCGACCGCGGCGGCAAGTTGGCCGAGGTCGCCCGCGAGCGGGGCACCGAACTCGCCGAACTGGCCCGCGAACGCGCTCCCGAACTGGCCGAGATCGCCCGGGGCCGCGGCGAGGAACTGGCCGACCGGGCCCGCCACCGCGCGCCCGAATTGGCCGAACTGGCCCGCCATCGCGCGCCAGAACTGGCCGAACTGGCCCGTGAGCGTGCCGAATTGGCGCGTGAACGCGCCGCCGTGCTGGCCGATGCCGCGAGCAAAGAGGCCAAGAAGGCCGGCAAGCAGGCGAAGAAGCAGGCCAAGAAGCAGCAACACCGCCTGCGCTGA
- a CDS encoding YnfA family protein, with amino-acid sequence MIVKSVLLFVLAAILEIGGAWLVWQGFREHRGWLWIGAGIIALGAYGFVAAFQPDANFGRVLAAYGGVFVAGSLLWGMVADGFRPDRWDVVGAAVCLAGVGLIMYAPR; translated from the coding sequence GTGATCGTCAAGTCTGTGCTGCTGTTCGTCCTCGCCGCGATCCTGGAGATCGGCGGAGCGTGGCTGGTCTGGCAGGGATTTCGGGAGCATCGCGGCTGGCTGTGGATCGGTGCGGGCATCATCGCGCTCGGCGCCTACGGGTTCGTCGCGGCGTTTCAGCCGGACGCCAACTTCGGCCGTGTCCTTGCCGCGTACGGCGGGGTGTTCGTCGCGGGTTCGCTGCTGTGGGGGATGGTCGCCGACGGCTTCCGACCGGACCGGTGGGATGTCGTCGGCGCAGCGGTCTGCCTCGCCGGCGTGGGCCTGATCATGTACGCCCCGCGCTGA
- a CDS encoding ABC transporter ATP-binding protein has protein sequence MTEPETFEDAVADIAGVHRDIHAGEGEVLLQTTDLTVKFGGLTALDAVTFNIRRGEILGLIGPNGAGKTTCFNAITGVYRPTSGTVTFDGSPIGRIKRHQITRLGIARTFQNIRLFGEMTALENVMVGTDARHHTSVPGALIRSPRHRREEKSAIERSAALMHFVGIAHRGEEKAKNLSYGDQRRLEIARALATEPKLLCLDEPAAGFNPSEKSALIDLIRKIRDDGYTVLLIEHDMRLVMGVTDRIVVLEFGRKIADGLPAQIREDPKVIAAYLGVPDDEIS, from the coding sequence ATGACCGAGCCGGAGACCTTCGAGGACGCTGTCGCCGACATCGCCGGCGTGCACCGCGACATCCACGCCGGCGAAGGCGAGGTGCTGCTGCAGACCACCGATCTGACCGTGAAGTTCGGCGGCCTGACGGCGCTCGACGCGGTGACGTTCAACATCCGTCGCGGCGAGATCCTCGGCCTCATCGGACCCAACGGCGCGGGCAAGACGACGTGCTTCAACGCGATCACCGGTGTCTACCGGCCGACCTCGGGCACGGTGACGTTCGACGGTTCCCCGATCGGCAGGATCAAACGCCACCAGATCACCCGGCTAGGCATCGCCCGCACCTTCCAGAACATCCGGCTCTTCGGTGAGATGACCGCGCTGGAGAACGTGATGGTCGGAACCGACGCCCGCCACCACACCTCGGTGCCCGGGGCGTTGATCCGCTCGCCGCGGCATCGCCGTGAGGAGAAGTCGGCGATCGAGCGGTCGGCGGCGCTGATGCATTTCGTGGGCATCGCGCACCGGGGTGAGGAGAAGGCCAAGAACCTGTCCTACGGCGACCAGCGCCGGCTGGAGATCGCCCGGGCGCTGGCCACCGAACCGAAGCTGCTGTGCCTCGACGAACCCGCGGCCGGGTTCAACCCCAGCGAGAAGTCGGCGTTGATCGACCTGATCCGCAAGATCCGCGACGACGGCTACACCGTGCTGCTGATCGAACACGACATGCGGCTGGTGATGGGGGTGACCGACCGCATCGTGGTGCTCGAGTTCGGTCGCAAGATCGCCGACGGCCTGCCCGCGCAGATCCGCGAGGACCCGAAGGTCATCGCCGCTTACCTGGGGGTGCCCGATGACGAAATCAGCTGA
- a CDS encoding EamA family transporter, producing MPADQTRNGALMAVAAMVCVQLGLAVAVTLIDDIGVEGVAWLRLAWAGILFLVIVRPRRAAFTRNSFLVCVVLGAVTAGITVLFMAALDRIPLGTASALEFLGPLGVAVARGHGRGRWVWPPLAALGVLLLTEPWAGTVDPVGVGYALGAAACWGIYILLTQKVGDEVAGITGLAVSMPVAGLVATLVVGPSVVERLSPHIVLVGLGLAILLPVVPFALELLALRRLTTAAFGTLMALEPAFAMLLGFLVLAQVPAALGLVGICLVVTAGIGAARTGARPAAAPVGV from the coding sequence ATGCCGGCAGACCAGACCCGCAACGGCGCCCTGATGGCGGTCGCCGCGATGGTGTGCGTGCAACTCGGACTCGCCGTCGCGGTGACGTTGATCGACGACATCGGTGTCGAGGGGGTGGCGTGGCTGCGCCTGGCATGGGCCGGAATTCTGTTCCTGGTCATCGTCCGGCCGCGGCGGGCGGCCTTCACCCGCAACAGCTTCCTGGTGTGCGTCGTGCTCGGGGCGGTCACCGCCGGGATCACCGTGTTGTTCATGGCCGCCCTCGACCGCATCCCGCTGGGGACGGCCAGCGCGCTGGAGTTCCTCGGACCGCTCGGTGTCGCGGTCGCGCGCGGGCACGGCCGGGGCCGCTGGGTGTGGCCGCCCCTGGCCGCGCTCGGCGTTCTGCTGCTCACCGAACCGTGGGCCGGCACCGTCGACCCGGTCGGTGTCGGGTACGCGCTCGGCGCGGCCGCGTGCTGGGGGATCTACATCCTGCTGACCCAGAAAGTGGGCGACGAGGTCGCCGGGATCACCGGGTTGGCGGTGTCGATGCCTGTCGCGGGTCTGGTCGCCACGCTGGTGGTCGGACCCTCGGTGGTCGAGCGGCTGTCGCCGCACATCGTGCTCGTCGGTCTGGGCTTGGCGATCCTGCTGCCGGTGGTGCCGTTCGCACTGGAATTGCTCGCATTACGACGGCTCACAACGGCGGCGTTCGGCACGCTGATGGCGCTTGAGCCGGCGTTCGCGATGTTGCTCGGCTTCCTCGTGCTCGCTCAGGTGCCTGCCGCCCTCGGACTGGTCGGCATCTGCCTGGTGGTCACCGCCGGGATCGGCGCCGCGCGGACCGGTGCGCGGCCCGCCGCGGCCCCCGTCGGCGTCTAG